The following are from one region of the Quercus robur chromosome 1, dhQueRobu3.1, whole genome shotgun sequence genome:
- the LOC126733103 gene encoding uncharacterized protein LOC126733103 codes for MSDLVSVTKAEGLSLELFAMTAWLIWMRRNKLRANDNPQPCSRVAYSASALLDEFQQGKQSMARGNRTSPVVWQPPSGCSVKVNFDGAVFNEDQEAGIGVVIRNNEGQVLAALSKKVRMPVTVEVLEMLAARKAAMFARDLGFSQVCFEGDAELVVKCLQSGMVSNALVGHLVKDFMSIRRHFQSSNVIHVRRQGNNVAHALARDAKFSFPLRVLMEEVPPNISYFVVRDLP; via the coding sequence ATGAGCGACCTTGTGAGTGTTACCAAGGCAGAAGGTTTAAGTCTGGAGTTGTTTGCGATGACGGCGTGGCTGATTTGGATGCGGAGAAACAAGTTGAGAGCGAACGATAATCCTCAGCCATGCTCTAGAGTCGCCTACTCTGCTTCAGCTCTGTTGGATGAATTTCAGCAAGGAAAACAGAGCATGGCGAGAGGAAACAGAACCAGCCCGGTGGTGTGGCAGCCTCCGTCGGGATGTTCAGTCAAAGTTAACTTCGACGGGGCGGTGTTTAATGAGGATCAGGAAGCTGGTATTGGAGTGGTCATTCGCAACAATGAAGGGCAGGTGCTGGCGGCGCTATCGAAGAAGGTGCGGATGCCAGTTACAGTGGAAGTTCTTGAGATGTTGGCGGCTAGGAAAGCTGCCATGTTTGCCAGGGACCTCGGTTTCAGCCAGGTGTGTTTTGAAGGCGACGCTGAACTAGTGGTAAAGTGCTTACAGTCGGGTATGGTTTCAAATGCACTGGTTGGCCATTTGGTAAAAGACTTCATGTCTATAAGGAGGCACTTTCAGTCCTCTAATGTCATCCATGTCAGGCGGCAAGGCAACAATGTTGCCCATGCTTTAGCTAGGGatgcaaaattttcttttcctttaaggGTTTTGATGGAGGAAGTTCCTCCAAATATTTCCTATTTTGTTGTAAGAGATTTGCCttag